One segment of Pan paniscus chromosome 20, NHGRI_mPanPan1-v2.0_pri, whole genome shotgun sequence DNA contains the following:
- the EIF3K gene encoding eukaryotic translation initiation factor 3 subunit K isoform X2, whose amino-acid sequence MAMFEQMRANVGKLLKGIDRYNPENLATLERYVETQAKENAYDLEANLAVLKLYQFNPAFFQTTVTAQILLKALTNLPHTDFTLCKCMIDQAHQEERPIRQILYLGDLLETCHFQAFWQALDENMDLLEGITGFEDSVRKYSQLKVWMSKYGWSADESGQIFICSQEESIKPKNIVEKIDFDSVSSIMASSQ is encoded by the exons ATGGCGATGTTTGAGCAGATGAGAGCCAACGTGGGCAAGTTGCTCAAGGGTATCGACAG GTACAATCCTGAGAACCTGGCCACCCTGGAGCGCTATGTAGAGACGCAGGCCAAGGAAAATGCCTATGATCTGGAAGCCAACCTGGCTGTCCTGAAGCT gtACCAGTTCAACCCAGCCTTCTTTCAGACCACGGTCACCGCCCAGATCCTGCTGAAGGCCCTCACCAACTTGCCGCACACAGACTTCACCCTGTGCAAGTGCATGATCGACCAGGCACAT CAAGAAGAACGGCCAATCCGACAGATTTTGTACCTCGGGGACCTGCTGGAGACCTGCCATTTCCAGGCCTTCTGG CAAGCCCTGGATGAAAACATGGACCTCTTGGAAGGTATAACTGGCTTTGAAGACTCTGTCCGAAAGT ACAGCCAGCTAAAGGTGTGGATGAGCAAATACGGCTGGAGTGCCGACGAGTCGGGGCAGATCTTCATCTGTAGCCAAGAAGAGAGCATTAAACCCAAGAACATTGTGGAGAAGATTGACTTTGACA GTGTGTCCAGCATCATGGCCTCCTCCCAGTAA
- the EIF3K gene encoding eukaryotic translation initiation factor 3 subunit K isoform X1, whose amino-acid sequence MAMFEQMRANVGKLLKGIDRYNPENLATLERYVETQAKENAYDLEANLAVLKLYQFNPAFFQTTVTAQILLKALTNLPHTDFTLCKCMIDQAHQEERPIRQILYLGDLLETCHFQAFWQALDENMDLLEGITGFEDSVRKFICHVVGITYQHIDRWLLAEMLGDLSDSQLKVWMSKYGWSADESGQIFICSQEESIKPKNIVEKIDFDSVSSIMASSQ is encoded by the exons ATGGCGATGTTTGAGCAGATGAGAGCCAACGTGGGCAAGTTGCTCAAGGGTATCGACAG GTACAATCCTGAGAACCTGGCCACCCTGGAGCGCTATGTAGAGACGCAGGCCAAGGAAAATGCCTATGATCTGGAAGCCAACCTGGCTGTCCTGAAGCT gtACCAGTTCAACCCAGCCTTCTTTCAGACCACGGTCACCGCCCAGATCCTGCTGAAGGCCCTCACCAACTTGCCGCACACAGACTTCACCCTGTGCAAGTGCATGATCGACCAGGCACAT CAAGAAGAACGGCCAATCCGACAGATTTTGTACCTCGGGGACCTGCTGGAGACCTGCCATTTCCAGGCCTTCTGG CAAGCCCTGGATGAAAACATGGACCTCTTGGAAGGTATAACTGGCTTTGAAGACTCTGTCCGAAAGT TTATCTGCCATGTTGTGGGTATCACTTACCAGCACATTGACCGCTGGCTGCTGGCCGAGATGCTCGGGGATCTGTCGG ACAGCCAGCTAAAGGTGTGGATGAGCAAATACGGCTGGAGTGCCGACGAGTCGGGGCAGATCTTCATCTGTAGCCAAGAAGAGAGCATTAAACCCAAGAACATTGTGGAGAAGATTGACTTTGACA GTGTGTCCAGCATCATGGCCTCCTCCCAGTAA